Part of the Drosophila pseudoobscura strain MV-25-SWS-2005 chromosome 2, UCI_Dpse_MV25, whole genome shotgun sequence genome, CCCAGGGACTGCATCATTTCCTTGTGCTTGCGacgcagctgctgcaggtTCCAGGGCGTGGGCACGGCGGGCAGCTGGTTCAGCGAGAAGGCCTATTATTCGTTTATATATTATACACATTTTGGACACATTTCGCATTTACATTTACACATTTACGCCGGCCAGAATGCCGGAATGGGGGGGTACCTGTACCTGATAGGCGATGAACGATATTCCGACCAGGAagatcagcagcaggaacatTTTCGATTTCTGGCGGTAGAATGGCTTGTAGTAGATGTTCTCACGCTTCACCCATGTCTTTCGCATTgtgtattttaatttgataaaaAATTCTTTGTTAACTAAATTCTGTTTTGTTTATAGAAGCATTGTATTGTTGTTGGAGGTTAGTGAAGGCACCTGCGGGGCACACGTCATCGATGTATCGATAAGAATACCAGCTGTTTTCTTGGATTAAAGAACCAGGTCTTAATTTAGATCGGTGGTATGAACCAAATCCACTGTAGGCATGCCGCACAAGGCACTTCgtacaaacagcagcagcataagaCATAGGTGTCTGTGGAATTTCTTACTATTGTacatgttgctggtatttgaacaATTGGTGCGCGTCAACCGGTACTATGGAAATTTGTACACCCTGTTTTCTTTCATTAATTTAAACATTATATTTTTCAAGCTAACTCGATCCCATACCAATTAAAAACGAATCTAGCCCACTCTACCCCCTCTCTTTAAACAGGTGGCCAACTTAAGTTACACTGCGAAAAATAATACTGTTTTTAAATTTCGTGGCATATCCATCCCTTCTCTTTTCTTACAACATAAGTTACCGAGATGTCTTTCACCTGAACAACGCTATAATTCTTTAAGAGTGTATTTTAATGTCCACTGGCTGAAAATGGGACAATCGTTTTCAGTCCATGATCggaaatcatattcctcgactttgatattcggtttagtattactagctagatagaaccctCAGCACTGAACATATATGTAATTTCTACAAGAAATACTAAAATAagatttaaacaaataaattcaaagCCTAACTGGTCAGTGGCTTGAAATGAATCCAAGGTATCCTTCCAAGGTATATAaacattttctattttcttaACCAAAATtagatttaaaaatataaaaatcttATCGAAAAAAGAATGGTTTTTATACATACAAAAGACTTTATTTTGCTTAAACCGGGTTCTATTTCCTATTTTTTATGGAGGTATGCATGTAATAAACATTTTGAGCCAGCTGACTAAAGTATAAGATTTCAGTGTTTGATGATTTGTGAccgaataataaataaattcaaatggGAATGCCAATTACAGCAGAGTCCTGCCTTCGATGCGAGATTATGCAGCCTTCAGGAGAGCTTCGTTCTTGTACACTTCAATTACATTTTCGATGATCTCCCACTGCTGTTCCCTGGTAAAATCCTTTACGAGTGGCTTGTACCACATGGAACCCTCTTCCGCCTCATCTGTGAGCGGCACTTGTATGCCGTACGTCTGCATAGCCAGCGACAGGCAGCCAATGGCGACATGAGTGGGCTTGTACTTAAGTATGTTGGCGCTGTGGTGAAAGTCTTGCAGGTACGAGGCGGCCGCCTTGGCTATCGGCACCGAGTTCCACACCTCGGCACCCACCCAGTCTTGAAGGGTCTTCATATAGTAGAGAAGGTACTGAAGGCAGAATAGAATCAGTTAAAAAGGGAGGACAAGGATCTTTACAAAGGGATTACCTTGTGAGCTAGATCTATGTTCAAGTCAAACCCTAGGGTGCGGGTTATGAGCAGCTCTGCTTGAACAATGGCATCGCGCATGGACCAGTACTCGTCGTTCAGATCCAGCGGAGCATTGCCACGGTTCAGTGTACAGTATGCCACGTTGATGACATCGCGTATTTTCACCGAATCGTCATCCTTGATTTTGCCAGCCAGGTACAGCGAAGACGCGGCAATTAGCTGGCAAGGAAGGTACTCATGAGATATCACTTTGCTGGGCATTAAGTTTGTACTCACGAACTCATCATAATCAGTGGGCTTGACCTCCTTGAAGAATCGATGGTAGACAATGGCGGCACACGCGGCAGTCAGCGGCTTCATCTTTAGCTTGGTGGCGCACTCGAATATGTAAAGAGGCACGATACCAGGCATGTTCGTCTTGCTGCAAACAATTGCAAGACTTGCAATTAAGAATGGATTGGTTGGACATTAAGCTTTGGACTTACCGGTAGTCAAGGGGCTTAAGTTGGGCCTGGGCTTTGCTCGACTCCACGTGCTGCTGCAGAGACATGACATCTAAAACGTTTTTCATCTTATTAGCAGTGCAAATAGAGGATTGAAGGACGGTAGCACGGACAGTGATGCCGAAATGTAAGCGAGGGAGTTCGTTGGCACCGACAGTGGGGCTCAGAGATCCAATTATCAGTGCAACGAAATGCATGTGGGGCAAAGCACGCCGAAAAATCGAGAAGCGGCAGTGGAAAACCGGTTCAATGGTATGCGCAATGCTGCTCGAAAGGGGCCCAGGAAAGCTAACGGCGTACTATTGCACAGCTGTTGATGTGTATGGTGGTCGAGATCGTTAAAACCTCGTACATATtttaaacaacaaacacacaagtacgcagtgtgaccgcggatttatcgataagatataccgtccgaccctcagaaatatacgaaaacataccgcctcattttcaaaatataccgtaataTACTTACGAATTcaagttttattttatatattcctcgtttttgatattccgacgaatattactagctatatagaacatttaaccatgccatcataattttatacaagtattttgactaaaacaagatttataaaaaaaagatttaaaaaaatcgGTCGAAATGTTGTCACGTCGATGCTGctggtacatacatacatatttgaatACTTGTTGCTTATCAACCGAGTATGGGCCTTTgcataccctatttcgtttattttacTATGAAGATActgttttaaaacgtaattaataaagattCCTGTATCTATATTCTGTGGAATTAAACATTATTGAGCTGAAAAGGGATATTGTTACCAGGAAAAATCCCATCACAAAATAGAGAACaaatcccaaaaaaagagagcaagtgTCAAAATTTAGCGCCAAACTGAAATTGTTTGAAACATGATGCAAATATACAAGGTGGTCTCGTCGGTAAAAGTCAGTCCCTTAACGTATGCTAGCAATAGGTGCGAGTGAAAGGCACATAGTATAGTGATTGTGAGTGAGACGGcatatgttgatgttgattaaCCCTTAACAGGCCCGTGGGATTTCAAATTTCCTATAATACAAAGAGTTTAagttttttatggttttatatttaatagGTTTGGATTTGCAAGCAAACGTTTCTTTTGCCTTTCCAtggatatttatttgttaagaTTGTCGGCCCCAACCATTTCCTCATTTTCCGTAAGGTCAATGACCACATCCATGGTGCCAGTCTTTATTTCTACTTCAGATAACCATCTGTATAACGTAGCACGACTAGGTAAAGGAAATCCTTTTTTATAAAGATGTTTGTACGCTCTAGCGCCTGCGGTATGAAGGCTAATTGCCGCAGATATGTCCTCCgaattaaatttttgtcgTTTTCCACCATTCTTtaatattttgatttgattatcCGTAAAAATTTTTCCAAGAGACTTTTCTAATTGGCGCGAGTCCTCAAGCTGCTGGCTTACGCGATGCATTTCCACCTCCATAGCACGAATCTTTTGTCTCAGGCACTCGTTTTCCTTGAACATTGCATGATTTATCATTTCGTCCCTGCAGAGCATTTGcattattatttacatttatttatatattttcacaCGGTAAACTTACTCTGTTTGCGTGTTCGAATTGACGAAACCATCTTTTAAACTTTCGTCCTCTCTATCCGGAACGGCGTTATCAATCAATCTCCTCCTTTTATAAGTCTGCCCTTTGTTAGGTGCAGACTTCCACTGGGAAGCTTTGAAGTGAGTATCGTATATTTTAGAATGAGCGCCAAGGCTGCACCCGAGGCTTTGCTCCCACAACTTCCGCTTCACTGCACATTTCGGAGCATGAATAAATTTTACTCCCGGAACATGATTTCGGCAAAAAGTGCAGTATGTCATTTTTGTTGGTGGCACGTAAGGGTTAAAACTGTATAAAAAATTCGAACGCGAACAACCTTCTACATCAATAATCAATCACGCACTAACGATAAGGGACAACACGAACGAACTTCGGCTCCCCACGAGACCAGCTTGTATAATTGCATCATGGTTTGAAAGTGAATAAGCGAAAAGGATTTAAGTGCAATCCATTGAAACAAATTATGCACGTAAGTTCGATTTGAGAGTGGAAATTCAAAGCACCTGCGTATAGAAGTTTCTAAAATTTTCTTAAAAAtaactttgaaaatgaaattttatagATTGCTGAAATAGAtcaaatataccattatatagtTGTCTATCCATGCCATAtttcctctgaacttaaaaaaaacagaacaatTGTTCACCTGGTCTGCGCTGAAATTTTTCAAGTTTCAATTTTCATGGGTATCGTGTCAACAAGTTAGAGATGAGCTACAAACGATAGTCACAGCACGATATCGGACgagcatacaaacacacaacCCTCCAGCTGTTTCGTTATCAttgcaaaaataaagaaaccaATTCCGCACTAAACAATTCCGACACGACACGGCACGGCCTTATGAAGGTGGATCAATAACGCTGAAGCTAAAACTAACCCAAAACTGCTAATTGGATTGAGTGACACACAGTGACAGGCAGAGCTCGGCTTGCGGGAGGCAGGAAAAATATCTAGTAGAtacacaaaacaaatacacGGTGCACCCACACCCCGCACAAAAtgaaagcaacagcaacaaaggcTCGCGCGGCCCGACTTACGAGCCTCACCGAAGACATGGCCAACATACCCGAGGATGCCCCGTACCGAACTCGCCTCCATTATCTGTTCTCGCAGATAGAAAAGGAGTTCGAGCAGCTCTATTTGGAGAATCTGAACTGTGAGTAATTGTAATTGCAAAACTGAGCCCACTCAATAACCCAAGGGAACTCCGCCTTTGTTGCAGTGCAAGAGAAACTTGAGAACGCCACCAGCAACAAAGAATCGCTGACCTCGCACGAGCCACGCGAACGTGAGCGCTTTGCAGCAGGCACAGTCATTCCCGCCCTCGCAACTGGTGGCTCTTCGGTCACCGCCGCCACACCCTCGACGAGCACACAAGCAGACGAAGTTGGTGCCAGCTTTCTGGCGGCCGCCTCCAGCACACACAAGAGCCTCAAGGCTAAACTTAGCAGTGCCACTGGTGGCAGCAAGGTAAAGGCgagcaacaaaatcaaagccCAGACCAGTCGCATTGTCTCCAGCTTCAAGGCGCAGACGGTCGTCAGCTCGGTGGTACGGGAGTTTGGTGGTCACAAGGACGGAATCTGGCAGGTGGCTGCCAAAGCGGGTCAACCCATCATTGGCACGGCCTCGGCCGATCACACAGCCTGTATTTGGGGAATAGAGAGCGCCCGTTGCCTGCTGCAGTATCAGGGGCACGCCGGGTCCGTGAACTCCATCAAATTCAATCAGAATCGTGACCTCGTGCTGACTGGAAGTGGCGATGGAACAGCTCACATTTGGCAAGCGGCCGTCAATTGGGAGGTGCCCAAGTAAGTGATCGACAAATAAGCGTAGAACGTTGACATCATCCTTTCCTTCTGTTTTTCTCAACAGAAAAGGCCACTCGTCCGAGGAGGAACTCGACGATAGCGATGAGCAGGTTGAGGACCGAGATCGCGTCGACACCTTACGCACTCCACTCTGCGAGTTTACCGGGCCGGGTGGCCACCTTTCCGTGGTAGTGGCTGCCGACTGGCTGTCCAGCATGGATCAGATCATCACCGGCAGCTGGGACCGCACCGCCATATTGTGGGACGTGGAGACGAGTCAGCCACTACAGCCATTGACGGGACACGATCACGAGCTCACTCACGTCTCGGCTCATCCCACCCAGCGCCTGGTGGTGACCGCCTCGCGCGATACTACATTTCGTTTGTGGGATTTCAGGGATCCCATACCAGCAGTCTCCGTCTTCCAGGGACACACAGAGACCGTCACATCCAGCGTCTTTGCTCGGGACGATAAGGTGGTCTCCGGATCCGACGATCGCACCGTCAAGGTTTGGGAGCTGCGCAACATGCGCTCGGCCTTGGCCACCATACGCACCGACTCGTCCGTCAACCGCCTGGCCGTTTCCACCGGAGGAATCATCGCAATACCCCACGACAACCGCCAGATTCGCCTGTTCGATTTGAATGGACAGCGCGTGGCCCGATTACCGCGCACCAGCCGCCAGGGGCATCGACGCATGGTGTCGTCGGTGGTCTGGGCAGAGGAGCCACTGCTGAATTGTGATTTGTTCTCGTGCGGCTTCGATCGGCGCGTCTTCGGTTGGTCCATCGTGCTGCCGAAGGACAACTGAAAGTGACTCAAAAATTGAGCCGCAGTCATACGGCCCAAAGAAGAGAAAACTATGATCTAAAATAACCGCTTTAAGAACCCGAATATCTCTCGAACAAATCATCCGCGCTTCGTTGTCTAGATCTAGATTCGGGGCTCGTTCTTATGTGTAACCATAATCATAGATCCAGtattatacatacaaacattGTTCTAAGTGTTTTAGAGTCGCATGCAAATTTGTCGCCCTCTGAGTGTAACTAACTTTGCTTTTATGCCAAATAGTCGTGgttattatacatacatattcgaaTTCTCATAGTTCCTGCAAACCCCGGATGTAGAACAGAGAtgggactggactggactgggaTATGGGAGCGGGGC contains:
- the koko gene encoding cyclin-Q — translated: MHFVALIIGSLSPTVGANELPRLHFGITVRATVLQSSICTANKMKNVLDVMSLQQHVESSKAQAQLKPLDYRKTNMPGIVPLYIFECATKLKMKPLTAACAAIVYHRFFKEVKPTDYDEFLIAASSLYLAGKIKDDDSVKIRDVINVAYCTLNRGNAPLDLNDEYWSMRDAIVQAELLITRTLGFDLNIDLAHKYLLYYMKTLQDWVGAEVWNSVPIAKAAASYLQDFHHSANILKYKPTHVAIGCLSLAMQTYGIQVPLTDEAEEGSMWYKPLVKDFTREQQWEIIENVIEVYKNEALLKAA
- the Wdr37 gene encoding WD repeat-containing protein 37 isoform X1, encoding MKATATKARAARLTSLTEDMANIPEDAPYRTRLHYLFSQIEKEFEQLYLENLNLQEKLENATSNKESLTSHEPRERERFAAGTVIPALATGGSSVTAATPSTSTQADEVGASFLAAASSTHKSLKAKLSSATGGSKVKASNKIKAQTSRIVSSFKAQTVVSSVVREFGGHKDGIWQVAAKAGQPIIGTASADHTACIWGIESARCLLQYQGHAGSVNSIKFNQNRDLVLTGSGDGTAHIWQAAVNWEVPKKGHSSEEELDDSDEQVEDRDRVDTLRTPLCEFTGPGGHLSVVVAADWLSSMDQIITGSWDRTAILWDVETSQPLQPLTGHDHELTHVSAHPTQRLVVTASRDTTFRLWDFRDPIPAVSVFQGHTETVTSSVFARDDKVVSGSDDRTVKVWELRNMRSALATIRTDSSVNRLAVSTGGIIAIPHDNRQIRLFDLNGQRVARLPRTSRQGHRRMVSSVVWAEEPLLNCDLFSCGFDRRVFGWSIVLPKDN
- the Wdr37 gene encoding WD repeat-containing protein 37 isoform X3, encoding MKATATKARAARLTSLTEDMANIPEDAPYRTRLHYLFSQIEKEFEQLYLENLNLQEKLENATSNKESLTSHEPRERERFAAGTVIPALATGGSSVTAATPSTSTQADEVGASFLAAASSTHKSLKAKLSSATGGSKVKASNKIKAQTSRIVSSFKAQTVVSSVVREFGGHKDGIWQVAAKAGQPIIGTASADHTACIWGIESARCLLQYQGHAGSVNSIKFNQNRDLVLTGSGDGTAHIWQAAVNWEVPK
- the Wdr37 gene encoding WD repeat-containing protein 37 isoform X2, with amino-acid sequence MEQLTFGKRPSIGRCPSKKGHSSEEELDDSDEQVEDRDRVDTLRTPLCEFTGPGGHLSVVVAADWLSSMDQIITGSWDRTAILWDVETSQPLQPLTGHDHELTHVSAHPTQRLVVTASRDTTFRLWDFRDPIPAVSVFQGHTETVTSSVFARDDKVVSGSDDRTVKVWELRNMRSALATIRTDSSVNRLAVSTGGIIAIPHDNRQIRLFDLNGQRVARLPRTSRQGHRRMVSSVVWAEEPLLNCDLFSCGFDRRVFGWSIVLPKDN